A genomic segment from Geitlerinema sp. PCC 7407 encodes:
- a CDS encoding ferredoxin thioredoxin reductase catalytic beta subunit: MTSQTQTTQATEKSLEAMRHFAETYAKRTGTYFCADLSITAVVIEGLAKHKDDLGAPLCPCRHYDDKEAEASAAFWNCPCVPMRERKECHCMLFLTPENEFAGQQQEISFEQIRQTTSQY; encoded by the coding sequence ATGACCTCACAGACCCAGACCACTCAAGCCACAGAGAAAAGCCTGGAAGCCATGCGGCACTTCGCTGAGACCTATGCCAAGCGAACAGGCACCTACTTTTGTGCGGATCTGAGCATCACCGCCGTCGTCATAGAAGGTCTTGCCAAGCACAAAGACGACCTCGGCGCTCCGCTGTGTCCCTGTCGGCACTACGACGACAAAGAAGCTGAAGCTTCAGCAGCCTTTTGGAACTGCCCCTGCGTCCCCATGCGCGAGCGCAAAGAGTGCCACTGCATGCTCTTTTTGACGCCCGAAAACGAGTTCGCAGGCCAGCAGCAAGAGATCTCTTTCGAGCAGATCCGCCAAACCACGAGCCAATACTAA
- the sufB gene encoding Fe-S cluster assembly protein SufB gives MTTTLKNVVNQPYKYGFVTDIETDSIARGLNEDVIRLISAKKNEPEFMLEFRLKAYRQWLKMEEPTWPHVSYPPINYQDIVYYSAPKQKEKLGSLDEVDPKLLETFEKLGIPLSEQKRLSNVAVDAIFDSVSVATTFKEKLAEEGVIFCSISEALHQHPELVKKYLGTVVPVADNYFAALNSAVFTDGSFVFIPKGVKCPMDLSTYFRINNGDSGQFERTLIVAEEGASVTYLEGCTAPMFDTNQLHAAVVELVALDNAEIRYSTVQNWYAGDENGKGGIYNFVTKRGLCKGVNSKISWTQVETGSAITWKYPSCVLAGDNSVGEFYSVALTNNCQQADTGTKMVHIGKNTRSTIISKGISAGRSKNSYRGLVKVNPSAEGARNYSQCDSMLIGDSAEANTFPYIQVQNNTGRVEHEASTSKIGEDQLFYFQQRGISTEDAVSMIISGFCKDVFNKLPMEFAVEADRLLSLKLEGSVG, from the coding sequence ATGACCACCACCCTTAAAAACGTTGTTAATCAGCCTTACAAATACGGCTTTGTCACCGACATCGAAACCGACTCGATCGCCCGGGGCCTCAACGAAGACGTCATTCGGCTGATCTCAGCCAAGAAAAATGAACCTGAGTTCATGCTGGAGTTTCGTCTCAAGGCCTATCGGCAGTGGCTGAAGATGGAGGAGCCCACCTGGCCCCACGTCAGCTATCCCCCCATCAACTACCAAGACATCGTTTACTACTCCGCTCCCAAGCAAAAGGAAAAGCTGGGCAGCCTCGACGAAGTCGACCCCAAACTGCTGGAGACTTTTGAGAAGCTGGGCATCCCCCTGTCCGAGCAAAAGCGCCTGTCCAACGTCGCCGTTGACGCGATCTTCGACAGCGTGTCCGTGGCCACCACCTTCAAGGAGAAGCTGGCCGAGGAAGGCGTGATCTTCTGCTCCATTTCGGAGGCCCTCCACCAGCACCCCGAACTGGTGAAGAAGTACCTGGGCACGGTGGTCCCGGTCGCCGACAACTATTTTGCGGCTCTGAACTCGGCGGTGTTCACGGACGGGTCTTTTGTGTTCATCCCCAAGGGCGTGAAGTGCCCCATGGACCTGTCGACCTATTTCCGGATCAACAACGGCGATTCAGGTCAGTTTGAGCGGACGCTGATCGTGGCCGAGGAAGGCGCTTCGGTGACCTACCTGGAAGGCTGCACCGCGCCCATGTTTGACACCAATCAGCTCCACGCCGCAGTGGTCGAGCTAGTGGCCCTGGACAATGCGGAAATTCGCTACTCCACGGTCCAAAACTGGTACGCCGGCGACGAAAACGGCAAGGGCGGCATCTACAACTTCGTGACGAAGCGAGGCTTGTGCAAGGGTGTCAACTCCAAGATTTCTTGGACCCAGGTCGAGACGGGCTCGGCGATCACCTGGAAGTATCCCAGCTGCGTGCTGGCCGGGGACAACTCGGTGGGTGAGTTTTATTCGGTGGCGCTGACGAACAACTGCCAGCAGGCCGACACGGGCACCAAGATGGTGCACATCGGCAAGAACACCCGCAGCACGATTATTTCTAAGGGGATCTCGGCGGGCCGCTCGAAGAACAGCTATCGCGGCCTGGTGAAGGTAAACCCGAGCGCTGAGGGAGCGCGCAACTACTCCCAGTGTGACTCGATGCTGATCGGCGACAGCGCCGAGGCCAACACGTTCCCCTACATCCAGGTGCAAAACAACACGGGGCGGGTGGAGCACGAGGCTTCGACGTCGAAGATTGGCGAAGACCAGCTGTTTTATTTCCAGCAGCGGGGCATCTCGACGGAGGACGCGGTGTCGATGATCATCAGCGGCTTCTGCAAGGACGTCTTCAATAAGCTGCCGATGGA